The following proteins are co-located in the Pseudomonas synxantha genome:
- a CDS encoding efflux RND transporter periplasmic adaptor subunit — protein MDNKRKIALAVAAVAALGFGSLAWNNSSGQQAASTAEHGANDGHGDEKKAASAAKEEGDEGHGEEGHSEEGGEEEGKLTLSAEQIKAAGVALEAAAPRDLGTVVSFPGEIRFDEDRTAHVVPRVPGVVETVQADLGETVKKGQVLAVIASQQISDLRSEQQAAQRRVELARVTFEREKQLWQDKISAEQDYLQARQALQEAEISLANAKQKVGAIGASVNSVGGNRYELRAPFDAVVVEKHLTVGEVVSEATNAFILSDLNQVWATFAVPPTDLGKVTTGRAVKVSSPDMNVEVEGKVGYVGSLLGEQNRAATVRVTLTNPNGAWRPGLFVNIAVTSQTDRVAVAVPEHAVQTVEDKPSVFVRTPDGFDTRPVKLGRRDNGYVEVIDGIEAGAQVATSGSFTLKSELGKASAEHGH, from the coding sequence ATGGATAACAAACGCAAGATCGCCCTCGCGGTAGCCGCTGTGGCAGCCCTCGGATTTGGCAGCCTTGCCTGGAACAACAGTTCTGGACAGCAGGCCGCTAGTACCGCCGAGCATGGCGCTAACGATGGCCATGGCGACGAAAAGAAAGCCGCATCTGCCGCCAAAGAGGAGGGTGATGAGGGCCATGGTGAAGAAGGCCACAGCGAAGAGGGCGGTGAAGAAGAGGGCAAGCTGACGCTTAGCGCTGAGCAGATCAAGGCTGCCGGCGTTGCCCTGGAAGCTGCAGCGCCGCGTGACTTGGGTACAGTCGTGAGCTTCCCGGGCGAAATTCGCTTCGATGAAGACCGGACCGCCCACGTGGTTCCTCGTGTTCCTGGCGTTGTAGAGACTGTCCAAGCCGACCTGGGTGAGACGGTCAAAAAGGGTCAGGTCCTCGCTGTAATCGCGAGCCAGCAGATCTCTGACCTGCGCAGCGAACAACAGGCCGCACAGCGTCGCGTCGAACTGGCGCGAGTGACCTTCGAGCGTGAGAAGCAGCTGTGGCAGGACAAGATTTCCGCGGAGCAAGACTACCTCCAAGCACGCCAAGCGCTGCAAGAAGCGGAGATCTCCTTGGCCAACGCCAAGCAGAAGGTCGGTGCGATCGGTGCTTCGGTTAACTCCGTTGGCGGTAATCGTTACGAACTCCGAGCTCCTTTCGACGCCGTGGTGGTGGAGAAACACCTGACCGTTGGCGAAGTCGTCAGCGAGGCGACCAACGCCTTCATCCTTTCTGACCTGAATCAGGTCTGGGCAACCTTCGCCGTCCCGCCTACAGATCTGGGCAAGGTCACGACTGGTCGTGCGGTGAAAGTCTCTTCGCCTGACATGAATGTCGAGGTCGAAGGGAAGGTGGGTTATGTCGGGAGCCTGCTGGGCGAGCAAAACCGCGCAGCCACTGTCCGCGTCACCTTGACCAACCCCAACGGTGCCTGGCGTCCAGGCCTGTTCGTGAACATTGCGGTCACTTCCCAGACTGATCGAGTTGCCGTAGCGGTCCCTGAGCACGCAGTCCAGACCGTTGAAGACAAACCCTCGGTATTCGTACGCACCCCAGATGGGTTTGACACCCGCCCGGTAAAACTGGGTCGTCGCGACAATGGGTACGTGGAAGTCATCGACGGTATTGAAGCCGGCGCCCAGGTAGCAACCAGTGGCAGCTTCACACTCAAGTCCGAGCTCGGCAAAGCTTCTGCCGAACACGGTCACTGA
- a CDS encoding TolC family protein: MPRYNRNVLSKTSVSPWKIAALCAVISGLMAPAALAQSISLPQALSTAMDANPDLAAARQEIGIADGARKQAGLIPNPTISYDVEDTRRNTSTTTVSLSQTLELGGKRGARVDVATYGQTAAQLELDRRVNGLRADVVQAFYAALRAQTGLDLAKQSLELTERGLRIVDGRVRAGKSSPVEATRAQVQLAEAKLQVRRAETEKTTAYQQLAQITGSSVTVFDRLESPTLSPGLPPRTEELLAKLDQTAEMRQAVVQIDKSDASLGSEKAQRIPNLTVSVGSQYDRSVRERVNTVGVSMPLPLFDRNQGNILSASRRADQARDQRNAVELRLRTETQTALNQWSTAMQEVESYDKTILPSAQQAVDTATRGFEMGKFGFIEVLDAQRTLIVARGQYLESLAAATNARAQVERVYGEVGSTAGAR, encoded by the coding sequence GTGCCCCGGTATAACCGCAATGTCTTATCCAAGACCTCCGTCTCGCCCTGGAAGATCGCTGCACTCTGTGCAGTCATCTCTGGATTGATGGCACCTGCAGCTCTTGCTCAAAGCATCAGCTTGCCCCAGGCGCTTTCGACGGCCATGGATGCCAACCCTGACCTGGCCGCGGCCCGGCAAGAGATTGGCATCGCTGATGGTGCTCGCAAGCAGGCCGGGCTTATCCCCAACCCCACTATTTCGTACGACGTGGAAGACACCCGTCGTAACACCAGCACGACGACCGTGTCGCTTAGCCAAACCCTGGAGCTGGGTGGTAAGCGGGGAGCTCGTGTTGACGTCGCCACTTACGGGCAGACCGCCGCACAGCTGGAGTTGGACCGTCGCGTGAACGGTCTGCGGGCAGACGTCGTACAGGCCTTCTACGCCGCATTGCGGGCCCAGACAGGCCTTGACCTGGCCAAGCAATCTCTCGAACTGACTGAGCGCGGTCTCCGCATCGTCGATGGTCGTGTTCGCGCAGGTAAATCGTCTCCAGTAGAGGCCACCCGCGCCCAAGTACAACTGGCCGAAGCAAAGCTGCAAGTTCGACGTGCCGAAACCGAAAAGACGACCGCTTACCAGCAACTCGCTCAAATTACCGGGAGCTCGGTCACCGTCTTTGATCGACTCGAATCGCCAACCCTCTCCCCGGGACTGCCACCGCGGACTGAAGAGCTGCTGGCGAAGCTCGATCAGACCGCAGAAATGCGCCAGGCCGTGGTACAGATCGACAAGAGCGATGCCTCGCTCGGTTCAGAGAAAGCTCAGCGTATCCCGAACCTTACCGTCAGCGTAGGTAGCCAGTACGACCGCTCTGTGCGCGAGCGTGTCAACACTGTGGGCGTCTCTATGCCTTTGCCGCTGTTTGATCGCAACCAGGGCAACATTCTTTCCGCTTCTCGTCGTGCAGATCAGGCCCGAGACCAGCGCAATGCTGTGGAGCTGCGGCTGCGCACCGAAACCCAAACCGCGTTGAACCAGTGGTCCACCGCCATGCAGGAGGTCGAGTCCTACGACAAGACCATTCTGCCGTCAGCCCAACAAGCCGTAGATACCGCAACCCGCGGCTTCGAGATGGGCAAATTCGGCTTCATCGAAGTGCTGGATGCCCAGCGCACCTTGATCGTCGCTCGTGGCCAATATCTCGAATCGTTGGCAGCGGCGACCAATGCGCGTGCGCAGGTGGAAAGGGTTTATGGCGAAGTCGGCTCAACTGCCGGCGCTCGCTGA